In Bacillus sp. DX3.1, the following proteins share a genomic window:
- a CDS encoding capsular polysaccharide synthesis protein, translating into MSERVYQLEHVRKIPSIIHYCWFGGGEKPEIVQKCIDSWKKNLSEYEIIEWNENNFDIECNLYVKEAYDSKKFAFVSDYVRVYVLYKFGGIYLDTDVEVFKSFDDMLHHDSFWGFEQENYIATSTIGSIKGNKLIKIFLDSYEGKGFIKEDGNHDDLTNVAIVTNILKNEGLELSGEYQEISGMGAFYPQTYFSPYDYINCRKFITENTYAMHHFYKSWLPPQVRIKGNIKLILAKIIGGNNIARLRKYVIGKKGLKENTHD; encoded by the coding sequence ATATCGGAGAGGGTGTATCAATTGGAGCACGTGAGGAAAATTCCATCAATCATACACTATTGTTGGTTTGGTGGTGGAGAGAAACCCGAGATAGTACAAAAATGCATAGATAGCTGGAAGAAGAACCTCTCAGAATATGAAATTATTGAGTGGAATGAGAATAATTTTGACATAGAATGTAACTTATATGTCAAAGAAGCTTATGATTCGAAAAAATTTGCATTTGTAAGTGATTATGTAAGAGTATATGTTCTTTATAAGTTTGGAGGTATTTATTTAGATACCGATGTAGAAGTATTCAAATCTTTTGATGACATGCTCCATCATGATTCATTTTGGGGATTTGAACAAGAAAATTACATAGCGACAAGTACGATAGGATCGATTAAAGGAAATAAGTTAATTAAAATATTTTTGGATTCGTATGAAGGAAAAGGGTTCATCAAAGAGGACGGAAACCATGATGATTTAACCAATGTGGCTATTGTAACTAATATACTAAAAAATGAAGGATTGGAATTAAGTGGAGAATATCAAGAGATAAGTGGAATGGGAGCCTTTTATCCACAAACTTATTTTTCTCCATATGATTATATCAATTGTAGAAAGTTTATAACTGAAAATACGTATGCAATGCATCACTTTTACAAAAGCTGGTTGCCTCCTCAAGTAAGAATCAAGGGTAATATAAAATTAATCTTAGCGAAAATTATAGGCGGAAATAACATTGCTAGGCTAAGAAAATATGTGATAGGAAAAAAAGGTCTTAAGGAGAATACACATGATTAA
- a CDS encoding EpsG family protein codes for MTVLWINLSVVYILSFFARYSAKSMNNGIVPVQPNKIFSFLAMASLVIVSGLRNNIGDTYFYMYSYSHNEFDWKTIDFTGDFGFDLLQMVLQNFSKDPQIMVFIVALVTNVLIVITLYKYSRMFEVALFVYITGGMYLVSMNGIRQFLAAAVIFTATKFIFNGNWKKYILIVLLAATIHKSALVLIPIYFLVRREAWAWGTYILLFFSVIIVIGFNQFSESLFAALESTQYGHYKDFAEGGANVLRVAVSAVPIIIAYFGREKLREVFPKSDYIVNMSLIGLVFMIISTQNWIFARFSIYFSLYQLILISWIVVLFCKKDRKFVYYGLLLCYLIYYFYENVISLGIMYTSKYISL; via the coding sequence ATGACTGTATTATGGATAAATCTTTCTGTAGTTTATATTTTATCTTTTTTTGCAAGATATTCTGCAAAGAGCATGAACAATGGGATCGTTCCAGTTCAACCAAATAAAATATTTAGTTTCTTGGCAATGGCATCTCTTGTTATTGTATCGGGACTTAGAAATAATATTGGTGATACTTATTTTTACATGTATTCCTATTCTCACAATGAATTCGATTGGAAAACTATCGATTTTACAGGGGATTTTGGATTCGATCTTTTACAGATGGTTCTTCAAAACTTCTCAAAAGATCCACAAATAATGGTGTTTATTGTTGCGTTAGTGACAAATGTATTAATTGTAATAACTCTTTATAAATACTCTCGGATGTTTGAAGTAGCTTTGTTTGTCTATATTACAGGTGGAATGTATTTGGTATCCATGAACGGAATCAGGCAATTTTTAGCAGCAGCTGTTATCTTTACAGCTACAAAATTTATTTTCAATGGAAATTGGAAAAAATATATTTTAATTGTACTTTTAGCAGCTACAATTCATAAGTCAGCGCTTGTCTTAATCCCGATTTACTTTTTGGTTAGGAGAGAGGCTTGGGCTTGGGGTACGTATATATTGCTTTTCTTCTCAGTCATTATAGTAATTGGATTTAACCAATTCTCAGAAAGTTTGTTCGCGGCATTAGAATCAACTCAGTATGGACACTACAAGGACTTTGCAGAGGGAGGAGCAAATGTATTACGTGTTGCAGTTAGTGCTGTGCCAATAATTATTGCATATTTTGGAAGAGAAAAATTAAGAGAAGTTTTTCCGAAAAGTGATTACATTGTAAACATGTCTTTAATTGGTTTAGTGTTCATGATTATTTCAACACAAAATTGGATATTTGCAAGATTCAGCATTTATTTCAGTTTATATCAATTAATTTTAATTTCATGGATTGTTGTATTATTTTGTAAAAAGGATAGGAAGTTCGTATATTATGGACTTTTATTATGTTATCTTATTTATTATTTTTACGAGAATGTAATAAGCTTAGGAATCATGTATACAAGTAAATATATATCTTTATAG
- a CDS encoding glycosyltransferase family 2 protein gives MTPLLTVFTPTYNRAYTLHLCYESLKRQKCKDFIWLIIDDGSADNTKELVDTWIAEDVVPIRYHYQENQGMHGAHNTAYELIDTELNVCIDSDDYMAEDAVEKIASFWKTHGSKKFAGIVGLDAKPNGEIIGTKMPSNIQASTLSGLYGLHGVRGDKKLVYRSELTRNSLPYPIFSGEKYCPLSYKYILIDQQCPLLIMNEVLCHVEYLDDGSSMNMIKQYKKNPRGFLFFRKVAMKYAPSFKERFRESIHYVSSNLMIRNYVFLKESPCKGTTFLAIPFGILLYLYINNTSNRTVSKHH, from the coding sequence ATGACGCCACTCTTAACCGTTTTTACGCCTACATATAATCGTGCATATACTCTTCATTTATGTTACGAAAGTTTAAAGAGACAAAAATGTAAAGATTTTATTTGGTTAATCATTGATGATGGATCTGCTGATAACACAAAGGAACTTGTCGATACTTGGATTGCAGAAGATGTAGTTCCCATCCGTTATCATTACCAAGAAAATCAAGGTATGCACGGAGCGCACAATACCGCTTATGAATTAATTGATACAGAGTTAAATGTTTGTATAGACTCGGATGATTATATGGCAGAAGATGCTGTTGAAAAGATTGCTTCATTTTGGAAGACACATGGAAGTAAGAAGTTTGCTGGAATAGTCGGATTAGATGCAAAACCAAATGGAGAGATCATTGGAACTAAAATGCCATCTAATATTCAAGCTTCCACACTATCAGGTTTGTATGGTCTTCACGGAGTTAGAGGAGACAAGAAACTTGTTTATCGTTCGGAATTGACAAGAAACTCTTTGCCATATCCTATATTTTCAGGAGAAAAATACTGCCCGCTCAGTTATAAGTATATTTTAATTGATCAACAATGCCCTTTACTCATTATGAACGAAGTCTTATGCCATGTGGAATATTTGGATGATGGTTCAAGTATGAACATGATTAAACAATATAAGAAAAATCCGCGTGGTTTTTTATTCTTCAGAAAGGTTGCTATGAAGTATGCTCCTTCTTTTAAGGAGAGATTTCGGGAATCCATACATTATGTATCGAGTAATCTAATGATCAGAAATTATGTTTTTCTTAAAGAATCACCATGTAAGGGTACTACTTTCTTGGCAATACCTTTTGGAATTTTGCTTTATCTTTATATAAATAATACGAGTAATAGAACTGTTTCGAAGCACCATTAG
- a CDS encoding glycosyltransferase family 1 protein: protein MKPIRILQVVTVMNRGGLETMLMNYYRRMDRSKIQFDFMVHRTDKGHYDDEIEGLGGKIYRMPQIRPGNYRRYFKLLNEFFATNPEYKVVHSHINENSSFVLRAAKNAGVPCRITHSHLSDLGIDIKLPFRLYARFAMKDNPTAYFACSKKAGEWLFGKNRANSNEVKVLNNAVNAEEFKYNESNRNKVREEIGANNDTLVLGHVGRFNKQKNHEFLIDIFHAVHKKNPESILVLIGEGSLRPSIEKKVADLGLSSKVRFLGTRTDIPKLMQGFDIFLFPSLFEGLPVVLVEAQAAGLNCVVSDAITSESNLTGRMKFMSLKSSTELWADHILSSSVEHEDTTNVMQNIGYDTATMASWLTDYYYAHAYK, encoded by the coding sequence TTGAAACCTATTCGTATACTTCAAGTAGTTACCGTCATGAATCGCGGCGGGCTTGAAACTATGTTGATGAATTACTACCGAAGAATGGATCGTAGCAAGATTCAATTTGATTTTATGGTACATAGAACAGATAAGGGACATTATGATGATGAAATTGAGGGGCTTGGTGGAAAAATTTATCGAATGCCACAGATACGCCCTGGAAATTATCGCCGTTACTTTAAATTACTCAATGAGTTCTTTGCTACTAATCCTGAATATAAAGTAGTACATTCCCATATCAATGAGAACAGTAGTTTTGTATTAAGAGCAGCAAAAAATGCAGGTGTTCCATGCCGTATTACGCACAGCCATTTAAGTGATTTAGGTATCGATATAAAACTTCCTTTTCGACTATATGCAAGATTTGCAATGAAAGACAATCCGACTGCCTATTTTGCATGTTCAAAAAAAGCAGGGGAATGGTTGTTTGGAAAGAACAGGGCGAATTCTAACGAAGTGAAAGTTCTAAATAACGCAGTGAATGCTGAAGAATTTAAATATAATGAAAGTAACAGAAATAAAGTAAGAGAAGAAATTGGAGCAAATAATGATACTTTAGTTCTAGGGCATGTAGGAAGGTTCAATAAGCAAAAAAATCATGAATTCTTAATAGATATTTTCCATGCTGTACATAAAAAGAACCCAGAATCCATACTGGTTCTCATAGGAGAAGGTTCCCTACGCCCAAGCATTGAAAAAAAGGTAGCTGATTTAGGATTGTCTTCTAAAGTCAGATTTCTAGGAACTAGAACTGATATCCCGAAATTGATGCAAGGATTTGATATTTTTCTTTTCCCTTCACTTTTTGAGGGCTTGCCAGTTGTACTAGTTGAAGCACAGGCTGCTGGTTTAAATTGTGTGGTGTCTGATGCAATCACTAGTGAATCTAACTTGACTGGCCGAATGAAATTTATGAGCTTAAAGAGTTCAACGGAATTATGGGCAGATCATATTCTTTCCTCATCAGTAGAGCATGAGGATACAACAAATGTAATGCAAAATATTGGCTATGATACGGCTACTATGGCAAGCTGGCTGACAGATTACTATTATGCACATGCCTATAAATAA
- a CDS encoding glycosyltransferase, translating into MRPKVSIIVPVYNVETLLERCLNSLTSQTLEDIEIIMVNDGSTDKSADILNEYAKKDERIIVIEKENGGVSSARNKGIQTASGEYIGFVDPDDWINTEMYETLYKEAVQGEADIVMCTYTREFGSHSKEKKFDLPEKVCYEGEEIKVNVMRRLIGPIKEEIGNPEFLDAWGTVWSKLYRSDIIKENAVQFVDLSFIGTNEDSLFNIHTFYHIDKFVFLNKSLYHYWKTNAASVTSNYKPELMNQWFNLYDIIEQFLEDKQLSGNFRLALNNRICLNTLGLGLNMMSKSNRISPFKKFNRLSRILNDNRIRRSFKQLEMDHFPIVWKAFYFCVKYRFTAGYYFMLVAIDSLRKMIR; encoded by the coding sequence ATGAGACCGAAAGTCAGTATAATAGTTCCTGTCTATAATGTTGAAACTTTATTAGAAAGATGTTTAAACAGCCTAACGTCACAAACACTTGAAGATATTGAAATCATCATGGTAAACGATGGTTCAACAGATAAGAGTGCAGATATACTTAATGAGTACGCAAAGAAAGATGAAAGAATTATAGTGATTGAAAAAGAAAACGGTGGTGTTTCTTCAGCAAGAAATAAAGGTATACAAACCGCAAGCGGGGAATATATTGGGTTTGTTGATCCGGATGATTGGATAAATACGGAAATGTATGAAACCTTGTATAAGGAAGCAGTTCAAGGTGAAGCAGACATTGTTATGTGTACATATACTCGTGAATTTGGAAGTCATTCAAAAGAGAAGAAATTTGATCTTCCTGAAAAGGTTTGTTATGAAGGCGAAGAAATTAAAGTAAATGTAATGAGACGTTTAATCGGCCCTATAAAAGAAGAGATAGGAAATCCAGAATTCTTAGATGCTTGGGGGACTGTTTGGTCAAAGCTTTATCGTTCTGATATTATTAAAGAAAACGCAGTTCAGTTTGTGGATTTAAGTTTTATTGGTACAAATGAGGATTCATTATTTAATATACATACATTTTATCATATCGATAAATTTGTTTTTTTAAATAAATCCCTTTATCATTACTGGAAGACAAATGCAGCTTCGGTCACGTCTAATTACAAACCGGAATTGATGAACCAATGGTTTAACCTTTATGATATAATTGAGCAATTTTTAGAAGATAAGCAGCTATCAGGAAACTTTCGATTAGCATTAAATAATCGTATTTGTCTTAATACGCTCGGGCTTGGCCTAAATATGATGAGTAAAAGTAATCGCATATCTCCATTCAAGAAATTTAATAGATTAAGTAGAATACTGAATGATAATCGTATAAGGCGTTCTTTTAAACAATTAGAGATGGATCACTTCCCTATTGTTTGGAAGGCGTTTTACTTTTGCGTAAAATATAGGTTTACCGCAGGGTATTATTTTATGTTAGTGGCAATAGATTCACTCAGAAAGATGATTAGATAG
- a CDS encoding glycosyltransferase family 4 protein: MKNKVLFCATVDFHFKAFHLPYMKWFKEQGWEVHVAAAGNMELPYVDKKYELSIQRSPLQLKNIKAYKELKAIIDKNEYKIIHCHTPMGGAIARLAARKSRKHGTKVLYTAHGFHFCKGAPLINWLLYYPIEKVMANYTDCLITINQEDYDLAVHRRFKATNIEQVHGVGVDTEYFKPVDEIQKLCLRNEMGYKPDDFLMFYAAEFNKNKNQQLLIRSLALIKDNVPNARLLLAGNGPLLEDCKELAKQMGVFEMVDFLGYRNDIAKILSICDIAVASSLREGLPVNIMEAMACGLPVIASENRGHLELVEDKVNGYIISNQDAQMFGLRVVEMNKSKDLLVKMGIESKRKMHKYSIIQVESELSSIYRKYILEETDETESQYNSSCL, encoded by the coding sequence GTGAAAAATAAAGTATTATTCTGTGCAACGGTAGACTTTCATTTTAAAGCATTTCACTTGCCATATATGAAATGGTTTAAAGAACAGGGATGGGAAGTTCATGTTGCTGCTGCTGGCAACATGGAACTTCCATATGTGGATAAGAAGTATGAACTTTCTATTCAAAGATCGCCTTTGCAACTTAAGAATATTAAGGCTTATAAAGAGTTGAAAGCAATCATTGATAAAAACGAATATAAAATCATTCATTGTCATACACCGATGGGAGGAGCCATTGCACGTTTGGCAGCAAGAAAATCTAGAAAGCATGGAACAAAGGTTTTATATACTGCTCATGGATTCCACTTTTGTAAAGGTGCCCCGCTTATAAATTGGCTATTATATTATCCCATTGAAAAAGTAATGGCAAATTACACAGACTGCCTTATCACGATAAATCAAGAGGACTATGATCTGGCTGTTCATCGGCGTTTCAAAGCAACTAACATTGAACAAGTTCATGGAGTGGGAGTGGACACAGAATACTTTAAACCGGTTGATGAGATTCAAAAGCTTTGTCTAAGGAATGAGATGGGGTATAAGCCCGATGATTTCTTGATGTTTTATGCGGCTGAGTTTAATAAAAATAAAAATCAACAGCTTTTAATTCGATCATTGGCTTTAATAAAAGATAATGTTCCTAATGCGAGGCTTCTATTGGCTGGAAACGGTCCCCTGCTAGAGGATTGCAAAGAATTGGCTAAACAAATGGGTGTATTTGAAATGGTGGACTTTCTCGGTTATCGGAATGATATCGCAAAGATTTTATCCATCTGCGACATTGCGGTTGCATCGAGTCTCCGTGAGGGGTTACCAGTGAATATTATGGAAGCGATGGCTTGCGGATTGCCTGTTATAGCCAGCGAGAACAGGGGACATTTGGAGCTTGTAGAAGATAAAGTAAATGGCTATATCATTTCCAATCAAGATGCTCAAATGTTTGGTTTAAGAGTAGTAGAGATGAACAAATCAAAAGACTTACTTGTAAAAATGGGTATTGAAAGCAAACGAAAAATGCATAAATATTCGATTATTCAAGTTGAATCTGAATTGAGTTCTATTTATAGGAAATACATTCTGGAGGAAACAGATGAGACCGAAAGTCAGTATAATAGTTCCTGTCTATAA
- a CDS encoding nucleoside-diphosphate sugar epimerase/dehydratase: protein MTYRQRVSLLILMDSLIVLTTIFFSRFLVSADFNVITLPIIVSAVTLLLSHHIFSFIYKLYKKAWEYASIGELLIILKAITLSIVTTAVVQQILLQDIYFRLLVVTWMIHGLLIGGSRFIWRMFRDTYIKKGDDKKRTLIIGAGSAGTMVVRQLLNNNDTELMPVAFIDDNTKKHGLDILGIPVIGGIDRIEFVVQQFEIDSIIIAIPSLSKKALNTIFQECSKTKAKTQILPMLEDLVTGKVSVNEFRDVQVEDLLGREPVELDIESISDFITDKVILVTGAGGSIGSEICRQIAKFNPKQLVLLGHGENSIYSIEMELRELYGDTSIVFTTEIADVQDDLKMMSVMSQYQPQVVYHAAAHKHVPLMERNPEEAIKNNLIGTTNVAKAASWHGVETFVMISTDKAVNPTSVMGATKRLAEMVIQNLDKTSNTKFVAVRFGNVLGSRGSVIPLFKKQIKQGGPVTVTDPKMIRYFMTIPEASKLVIQAGALAKGGEIFILDMGEPVKIVDLAKNLITLSGNSLDEIQIKFTGMRPGEKLFEELLKKEELHEQQIHPKIYIGKTSNLYMKEIEEIIQTYPDLEKSKLREQVLELANSRIVSQNIV from the coding sequence ATGACGTATCGTCAAAGAGTATCCTTATTAATTTTAATGGATTCCTTAATCGTATTAACCACGATTTTCTTTAGTCGCTTCTTAGTAAGTGCTGATTTCAATGTCATAACACTTCCCATCATAGTAAGTGCAGTGACCCTGCTGCTTAGCCATCATATTTTTTCTTTTATTTATAAGCTTTATAAAAAAGCATGGGAGTATGCAAGTATAGGAGAATTGCTAATTATTTTGAAAGCAATCACACTTTCTATTGTCACAACAGCAGTAGTACAACAAATATTGCTTCAAGACATTTACTTCCGTCTTCTTGTTGTAACGTGGATGATCCATGGTTTACTGATTGGAGGATCACGTTTTATATGGCGAATGTTCAGAGATACTTATATCAAAAAAGGGGACGACAAAAAAAGAACGTTGATTATCGGTGCAGGTTCTGCGGGTACAATGGTCGTAAGACAACTTTTGAATAATAATGACACTGAATTAATGCCCGTGGCGTTCATTGATGACAATACAAAAAAACACGGATTAGATATTCTTGGAATTCCGGTAATCGGAGGAATTGACCGTATTGAATTTGTTGTTCAGCAATTCGAAATCGATAGCATCATCATAGCAATTCCTTCACTTAGTAAGAAAGCATTAAATACGATTTTTCAAGAATGCTCTAAGACAAAAGCAAAAACTCAGATCCTTCCAATGTTGGAGGATTTAGTGACTGGGAAAGTTTCAGTGAATGAATTTCGTGATGTCCAGGTAGAAGATTTATTAGGGCGTGAGCCGGTTGAATTGGATATTGAAAGTATTTCAGACTTTATAACTGATAAAGTCATTTTAGTAACTGGCGCTGGTGGCTCAATTGGATCTGAAATTTGTCGTCAAATTGCAAAATTTAACCCGAAACAATTGGTTTTATTGGGGCACGGTGAAAATAGTATTTATTCCATTGAAATGGAATTGAGAGAGCTATACGGTGACACAAGTATTGTTTTTACTACAGAAATTGCTGATGTACAGGATGATCTGAAAATGATGTCAGTCATGAGTCAATATCAGCCTCAAGTTGTTTATCATGCTGCTGCACATAAGCATGTACCGCTGATGGAACGCAACCCTGAAGAAGCTATAAAAAATAATTTGATCGGGACAACAAATGTGGCAAAAGCAGCAAGTTGGCACGGAGTTGAGACGTTTGTAATGATTTCTACAGATAAAGCTGTGAATCCGACAAGTGTAATGGGTGCGACAAAAAGGCTTGCTGAAATGGTAATCCAAAACTTGGATAAAACAAGTAATACGAAGTTTGTGGCCGTCCGTTTTGGGAATGTATTGGGAAGCCGTGGTAGTGTTATACCACTGTTCAAAAAGCAAATTAAGCAAGGTGGTCCAGTGACGGTCACTGATCCAAAAATGATTCGTTACTTTATGACAATTCCAGAAGCGTCTAAACTTGTAATACAGGCTGGAGCATTAGCTAAAGGTGGAGAGATATTCATTTTAGATATGGGAGAGCCTGTGAAAATAGTAGACCTTGCGAAAAACTTAATCACATTATCAGGAAACTCATTAGATGAGATACAAATAAAGTTCACTGGAATGAGACCTGGAGAGAAGCTTTTTGAAGAATTGTTGAAAAAAGAAGAATTACATGAGCAACAAATTCATCCTAAAATTTACATAGGTAAAACATCCAATCTTTATATGAAAGAAATCGAAGAAATTATTCAAACATATCCTGATCTTGAGAAATCAAAATTGAGAGAACAGGTATTGGAATTGGCAAATAGCCGTATAGTTTCGCAAAATATAGTGTGA
- a CDS encoding CpsD/CapB family tyrosine-protein kinase: MIRNKKQNRILDNSHLIAHIAPKSKVAEEYRTIRTNLQFASETDKKRTIIVTSPGYGEGKTTTVANLAVSMAQQDDKVLVVDADLRTPELHAIFGVKNKSGLTNILEGKATLEKVVSQTEVKNVHILTSGPEVNNPAEMLSLPSMQNLISKAIEQYDIILFDSPPLLEVADTNILASQCDGVLLVLSCYQTASEAAVEADRALELTKGKLVGAILNKKV, translated from the coding sequence TTGATTCGTAATAAAAAACAAAACCGTATTCTTGATAATAGTCATTTAATTGCTCATATAGCTCCGAAATCGAAGGTCGCTGAGGAATATCGAACAATTCGTACTAATCTTCAGTTTGCATCTGAAACTGATAAAAAACGAACTATAATTGTTACTTCTCCTGGATATGGGGAAGGGAAAACCACTACTGTGGCAAATTTGGCGGTGTCTATGGCTCAGCAAGATGACAAGGTCTTAGTCGTTGATGCGGATTTGCGAACCCCGGAACTACATGCGATTTTTGGAGTGAAAAATAAATCTGGATTAACAAATATTCTAGAGGGAAAAGCAACGTTAGAAAAAGTGGTAAGTCAGACAGAAGTTAAAAATGTACATATATTGACAAGTGGTCCTGAAGTTAATAATCCAGCTGAGATGCTTAGCTTACCATCTATGCAAAATTTAATTAGCAAAGCAATAGAGCAATATGACATTATTTTATTTGACTCTCCGCCCCTTCTGGAGGTGGCAGACACAAATATATTAGCTAGTCAGTGTGATGGAGTATTGTTGGTGTTAAGTTGCTATCAAACTGCTAGTGAAGCAGCAGTCGAAGCAGATAGGGCGTTAGAGTTAACAAAAGGAAAGCTTGTGGGGGCTATTCTGAATAAAAAGGTATAA
- a CDS encoding Wzz/FepE/Etk N-terminal domain-containing protein, with protein MEKEINLKNLFNVIKRKFWIIAVITILAAFVGGIYSFFMKTPLYASSARMLIPANAEAMSTLKVMIKEPVVLEKVVQQLKLQKSASALSGQISVGKVEESQVVVITAMDANPAQAAKIVNATANVYKEEVSAIMNFGSVRILTEANAQGNPSPINLNHAKAIEMAIAAGLILSIGVVFLLDSLDETIKSERNIEKLLRVPVLGSVSQMKKNNIVDKKSKRESVTVGGRTFDS; from the coding sequence ATGGAGAAAGAAATAAACTTAAAAAACTTGTTTAATGTTATAAAAAGGAAATTTTGGATTATTGCAGTGATCACGATATTAGCTGCATTTGTTGGTGGTATATACAGCTTTTTCATGAAAACGCCTTTATATGCGTCCTCCGCAAGAATGCTCATTCCAGCTAATGCTGAAGCTATGAGTACACTTAAAGTAATGATAAAAGAACCCGTTGTTTTAGAAAAAGTAGTTCAGCAACTAAAGTTGCAAAAATCAGCAAGTGCATTAAGTGGACAGATAAGTGTTGGAAAAGTGGAGGAGTCCCAGGTTGTCGTTATAACAGCTATGGATGCTAATCCGGCTCAGGCTGCCAAAATTGTTAATGCTACAGCAAATGTTTATAAAGAAGAAGTAAGTGCTATCATGAATTTTGGAAGTGTGCGTATCTTAACTGAAGCAAATGCACAAGGGAATCCTTCACCAATAAATCTAAATCATGCAAAAGCGATAGAGATGGCTATAGCTGCCGGTCTTATATTGAGTATCGGAGTGGTCTTCTTATTGGATTCTCTTGATGAAACGATTAAATCGGAACGTAACATTGAAAAGCTATTACGGGTTCCCGTTTTAGGAAGTGTTTCTCAAATGAAGAAAAATAATATAGTAGATAAAAAAAGTAAGAGAGAAAGTGTAACAGTAGGGGGGAGAACATTTGATTCGTAA
- a CDS encoding sortase gives MEKRKKVRKRKSKWRWVIIGIPVSTILIGLGIVAFFGWELTKQTALLAHTVVTPYKPAEPEKEFKQLWSKRPDPGDKIGELKFPSLDYDVPVVQGTQPKELKSGVGHFAGSLLPGQGGNVVLNGHRNTSFHKLEGVKKGDSIKFSTPYGEFVYEITDLKITGANDNTIIVPTDYETLTLTTCYPFEYIGDAPD, from the coding sequence ATGGAAAAGAGAAAGAAAGTACGTAAGCGTAAATCAAAATGGAGATGGGTAATCATTGGGATTCCCGTTTCCACTATTTTAATTGGACTGGGGATTGTCGCCTTTTTCGGTTGGGAATTAACGAAGCAAACTGCATTGTTAGCTCATACAGTTGTTACGCCGTATAAGCCTGCTGAACCGGAAAAAGAATTCAAGCAACTTTGGTCCAAGCGTCCTGATCCAGGAGATAAGATTGGGGAGCTGAAATTTCCGTCTCTTGATTATGACGTTCCTGTCGTGCAAGGGACGCAGCCGAAGGAGCTCAAGTCAGGAGTTGGACATTTTGCCGGAAGCTTATTACCTGGTCAAGGTGGAAATGTTGTGCTAAACGGGCACCGTAATACGAGCTTTCACAAGCTTGAGGGTGTAAAGAAGGGCGATTCAATCAAATTCTCAACGCCATATGGTGAGTTTGTGTATGAAATAACAGATCTCAAAATTACAGGTGCGAATGATAATACGATCATTGTTCCGACTGATTATGAGACGCTGACGTTAACGACATGTTATCCGTTTGAGTATATTGGTGATGCTCCGGATTGA
- a CDS encoding WecB/TagA/CpsF family glycosyltransferase: MKTVNMFDCEVAALTLGETVMEIDKIIEAKVPTQHVVINAGKVVLMEQDRKLKEIIQDCKIINADGQSIVWASNILGTSLPERVTGIDLMEELIKLASEKGRSIYFFGAKNEVVEKVVKYYQGMYPNLKVAGYRNGYFKEHENEKIVEDIRNSKADILLVAFSSPKKEYWLADNLNGLGVPFSMGVGGSFDVVAEVTKRAPVWMQKAGLEWFYRFLQEPKRMWKRYLVGNSKFIYEVFKEKKRINNSRKVG, encoded by the coding sequence TTGAAAACTGTAAATATGTTTGATTGTGAAGTAGCGGCATTAACCCTTGGTGAGACTGTAATGGAAATAGATAAAATAATAGAAGCCAAGGTACCTACACAACATGTTGTGATTAACGCAGGAAAAGTAGTTTTAATGGAGCAAGATAGAAAACTAAAAGAAATAATACAAGATTGTAAAATTATAAATGCTGATGGACAATCTATTGTTTGGGCATCTAATATACTTGGAACTTCTTTACCAGAAAGGGTTACTGGAATTGATTTAATGGAGGAGTTAATAAAGCTTGCTTCAGAAAAAGGACGCAGTATATATTTTTTTGGTGCTAAAAATGAGGTTGTCGAAAAGGTAGTAAAGTATTACCAGGGAATGTATCCTAATTTAAAAGTAGCTGGTTATCGCAATGGTTATTTTAAAGAGCATGAAAATGAAAAAATTGTAGAAGATATAAGAAATTCTAAAGCAGATATTTTATTGGTTGCATTTAGCTCACCTAAGAAAGAATATTGGCTAGCTGATAATTTAAATGGATTAGGGGTACCTTTTAGCATGGGAGTGGGTGGGAGCTTTGATGTGGTCGCAGAAGTAACAAAAAGAGCCCCAGTATGGATGCAAAAGGCAGGATTAGAATGGTTTTATAGGTTTTTACAAGAACCAAAAAGAATGTGGAAGAGATATTTAGTAGGGAATAGCAAATTTATATATGAGGTATTTAAAGAGAAAAAAAGAATTAATAATTCGCGTAAAGTAGGGTGA